DNA from Ziziphus jujuba cultivar Dongzao chromosome 2, ASM3175591v1:
cAAACATTCTCTTAATTGCTTTTTGGGTAATTTGAAAAACCAAATgcatataattaaatcaaattgcataaggacattttttttttttaattagagttaattgcaatttagtaatttttagtTAGGTACATTTGTATTTTAGaccttcaaatttaaaatattgcaatttaggttcttagattttaatttattatattttagtcaAATACGAATTTTGGCAAATGAAAGTTAATGCATAATCTTAATCAAATggtattaaaatacaaatttatcaaattagaaaatctACATTGCaacaattaatcaaattatattttaatataagtgACACACGATGGAGTCGACCAACATTagcaaaaaatcaaattagactAAAATGCAAAGATATGAAATTAGAAAATCTAAATTGCAATGTTTTAAACTTATTCTTAAAAACAATCCGTCTAAATTAGAAAGATATTAagttacaattatttttattatgaaaagcGTAATAAAGACTTGGTTTAGCAAAGCAATCGATAAGTAGGCTTAAGAACCAAATGATTGGCTCTTGGCACAGTCAATCCGAACACCTCTGTCATGTCAATGTCTTTGGGATTCAAGCCATGAGGAAGCTCCCAGTTAAAGCAATGTACCAATTGAGCCAAAACCAATCGGACAGTAATTAAACCCGATTGCATTCCTGGGCACATTCTTCGACCTGACCCAAATGGAAGAAGTTCAAAATCATGCCCTTTTAAGTCTATTTTACTATCCATGAATCTTTCTGGGTAAAATTCTTCCACATTTTTGGACCACACATTTGGGTCATGTCCTATTGCCCAAGTGTTCACTATGATTCTTGATTTCTTGGGTATGTAGTATCCTTCAATGGTAGTGTCCTCTATGCTCTCATGGGGTACTAGTAAAGGTGCAACTGGGTGCAACCTAAAGCTCTCCTTCACTACCATGTCTAAGTAACTCAATTTTCCCAAATCCTTTTCTTCCACCATTTTATCCATGCCAACAACACTTTCTAGCTCATCTTGAAGTAGTTTCATTACCCTTGGGTGCCTTATAAGTTCCGACATTGTCCACTCAATGGCGGTGGCTGAGGTATCAAATGCAGCCACGATCAAGTCGAGTAATATCGCTTTGATATTTGTTCGATCGATTGGGTAAACGGGCATGTCCTGGGGATTTATAGGTTGGTTCATCAATGGGAGTAGTATGTCAACAAAGTCCCTTTGTTGGCTGTTGTTGTCTTGTTCATGCTCAGTAAGGATCTTCTCTATCACTTGGTGGATGGAGTTGCTAACTTCCTTTGTATGCCTTTTGAATCCCTAGTGTCAAAAAATTAGCTAACACTCAATGTTTGATAAACTGAAGGGAACTTCCacaaacaacaaaatatatGAGAAGCAAATTATAAAAAGTTATGCTAGAAACATGCAAAAATTATGATCAAGTTGTTTTGCTCAAGCCTGACATGGCCTAAGCTTGAGCCCGCCCAAGTTCTTTCTGAGTTGATCTTGGGTTTTAGATTTTTTGTACAAACTCAACCTAAAGCTCGGCACGTTGAGCTGCATGTCCAACCGTTGAAGCCCAACCAAACCTAACACCCTAAGCTAatctgatataattttttttctatatttttatttaatatattataaatatttattatatgttaaattttatttttttattatttattacaagATAGAATAATTTGTTTAGAGTAACTttatattcatcaaatttattaatcaaatatttagtATCCAATGaccttatattatttattaaatttacctTTAATGATTTTAAggcatttattaatatatcagcCTTTAATAAAACAGTCAtctaatttgattaataaatttagtacTTGTAGCATAAAAacttttgaatcaaattttaaaaccataaaataaaaaataaaaaacaaaaacaaaaacaaaaattaaaatttggacTCCAAATTTGGGTTTAAGTTTTAAACCAAACGCCCTAGCTCGAAGCCCAGCGTAATATTCATAAGGTCGAGTAATGGGCTTTAGATATGAAATATTACTCACCTGACTCGTCTCAAATTCTATTTCCCATCTAAAAAGAGCCTagtctaaatttaaaaaattgtcgGCAGCCTAAATTTGCACCACTAATCGATAACAATTAGTATAAAAGATTTCATGTTAACTagattatatattatcataaaaaattatatgtaaattaCTTCATATATGttgagaataaataattattataaaaaaaaaatagaaacaaaaagatAACTAATATACTCACCATGCAAAGATACTCCATATGAAGtaatggtaaaataatttatgatataTTGGGAACAAGCTTCTAATATAAAGCAAGAACATGTTAATTAACATGTCATGTCTTAAAAAATTGGCTCCATTAATGATTTACAGTTAGATGATTTCATTTAGTAACTGTTTGAATTGCCATAGTAGACTAACTACATTAAAGTTTAGCCCAATTACACGTtttgaggggggaaaaaaattaaaaaaaaataaggatgCTGCTAGTTACACTGTCATCTTTGTTTTTTCCAATGCATTTTATCTAGTTTTTCTAAATTTaccttttttattaaaagtttgCGACGTTAAATTGTTCAACAGACATAATCTGAATATTATTACtaactataattaaatatatttcttaCATCAAAAAACGaaattttttatagtaaaagtaaaaatatttaatctatTCAAGTAGAGTATAatgtattcatatattttattaaattgttttaaatataattatgtttgATGGAAAATGTTTGATTGACAAAATATGAttaagtttgaaaattttgttgattaaacattccatcaaatataattatatttaagacaatttaatgaaatttatgaGTAAATTATACTCACatagattaaatatattttttctaatttaaaaaataatttaattttttttaaaaagtatatatttagtTATAGTTTGTTGAACAACTTAATATTGTACGGTTAATATGATCTATACAGTGATAATGATATTTGAAGGATGTGTACTAAACAATTTAACGTTAATTAGCTATAATCTACTAAACTTTTAATGAGTGAAGAAGGGTATTttagataaattatataaaatagtgTGGAAGAAGCAAAAAATTAATGGCAGTCTAACTAGCATCACAGCAccgacaaaaataattatttttgggttAGACTATATTAGCacaccctttctttttttttttttttggttaaattattaGTGCACCCTTTTAAACTTTGGAAGGCTATAGGTTTTTAAGTACTTGTAGGTTTGCCCAATCAATGAATACCACTGACAGTACATTCTAAAGTCAGATTTAAAATTTGGATGTGGATAAATATCTTCACTCTTTgtgttataaattaaaaaacaaaaacaaaaaaggaagaagagtGGAGGCTTCTAGTTAGTACCTAAGTCTTGAATTTCACTGACGGCCACAGAATTTTGTTGACTAAACTATTGATAAACAGTTTACAGTGTTGATGCACcaataatgtataaaaaatgaataaaaaaaattaaaaaaaggtaaatagtTTGTCCAAGATAATAAGTGCTATCATAAGAATGAAAGACAAACCTGAAGATCAAGGGCCCCAAGAAATGGCACATAATCACCAAGATTGAAAGCTCCAATCAAGTTCAAAACCTTCTCTGCAAGTCCCTTCAATTCATACCTATCATCTTTTCTCTTTCCCAATATCATCACCGTGGCTATATCCTCCACAAGCTCACCAACTTTCCGACTGACATTGACAACCTCACCGGCTACCGCCAACTTCTTCACCGACTCCACCATCGATCCAAGCTCTTCCTTCCTCAACCCTGAAAATGACTCAGTTTTCGATGCACTTAGAAGCTGTAAAGTGCATAGCTTCCTCATGTTGCGCCAATATGGACCATATTCGGCGAAAGCAATCCCTTTTCTTCCAAACGTCAAGTAGTCGGAAGCTTGAAGCTTCGGTCGACTTGCGAAATTGGTGTCGTGAGTCTTAAGGAATAGATTAGCGGTTTGTGGGGATGACACAACGATGGTTGGGACACTGCCAAGCCGTAATGACATAATGGGTCCGTATTTTTGAGCCAGTTTTTGAAGGTTGTGGTGTGGAAGGTTTCCGAGTTGATGCAGGTTTCCGATGATGGGTAGCGGTTGGGGTCCCGGTGGAAGTTTCCGGCCATTTTTGGTGTGTTTTTGGTCGGCCTTTGTGAGTACAAAGGAAATGAACCAGAGAGAAGCGAGGAAAGCACAGAGGATGACAATCATTGTAGGAGACATGGTAGGTTTTGCTACTGGGTAACGTGTTTAACTATGAGTTTACGTGGTTGGAGTACTACATTTAGGGTGAATATTTATAGACCAAGTaggaaaggaaaatgaaacGAAAGAAAACGAAGGGTGTGAAAGAAGCTCTCTGTGAGAGGCTGTACTTGTGCTGAGGGGAGCATAGTAGATTTTGCCGTGcaagtaaaataaaagaaaaaaaattctcgCGTGTTTTTGTAATTGGTTAATTTTATAAACCATACATTTTAATactttctttaatttaaaaaaagcatattcacatatatgcatttcaaattttatcaaaGTTGATATAATACATCCTGCTAAACTTTATAaaccatatattttaatattttttttaattttaaaaaagcatattgatatatatgcatttcaaattttatcaaaGTTGATATAATACATCCtgctaaattattttttctaccaTTTTGCATCCCAAACTCCcaattatttttagttgtttcatttatattacttaaaataatgTTATCTACACTTTTTTAAAATactagttgtaatttttaaaatctaaaatattaaattataattaatgtaaattttaaagGATTAGATTTAATATTCCCTTTTGTAATCCATAGGTTCAATATCAAGTATTAATCTTAGGTTTAATATGTAGTATTCATCTTATTGATATATGATACATGAATTCTAGTCCACATGAATTTGAAGCTTTTGAAGATataagggggggggggggggggggggaaatctTCCTTTGTTTTTGTAATGGATTAATTTCATATACCTTTTTGAGGTTTcactttaatataaattaatatatatagttttaaaaatatcatcaatctctttttatatttcaaaagttattattttttgaattgtttcatgcatattttttgaaataatattattcataatttttaagaaatactAATTATAGTTTTCAAAGCATAAAAAGCTAAATTATAATCAATACAAACCTCGTATATACTAATTATGGTTTTCAAAgcataaaaaactaaattataatCAATACAAACCTCATATGGTTTAAATGTAATATCccactttatattttataaatctaTTATGTGGTACTCATCTTATTGATATACTGATATATGAATTCTGGTCCACATGAGTTAGAAGTTTTTGATgatacaaaaaaaggaaaaagaaaatgatatttttgtatatatggtCCAAATGTAATGTTCCATTTTATAATCTGATATATGAATTCTGGTCCACATGAGTTAGAAGttttcgattaaaaaaaaaaaaaaaaaaaaaaaagaaaatgatagctTTCTATATAcagctttttttttgttgtcttttgGAAGACTATACACAGTGATGTTTTTCTAAATACAGTAATGTTTCTAGaagatttcaatttttcttacttgattttctttctttccacaTGTACATATAATATGGTGTCTTTTTAGATTTTcaagtttaaattaaaattatataacaaagaaATTGTAATTTACCTGTGAAATTTATACTATAGAAAGAAATTAAActtaacatataaatatttttttttt
Protein-coding regions in this window:
- the LOC107418843 gene encoding cytochrome P450 CYP736A12 yields the protein MSPTMIVILCAFLASLWFISFVLTKADQKHTKNGRKLPPGPQPLPIIGNLHQLGNLPHHNLQKLAQKYGPIMSLRLGSVPTIVVSSPQTANLFLKTHDTNFASRPKLQASDYLTFGRKGIAFAEYGPYWRNMRKLCTLQLLSASKTESFSGLRKEELGSMVESVKKLAVAGEVVNVSRKVGELVEDIATVMILGKRKDDRYELKGLAEKVLNLIGAFNLGDYVPFLGALDLQGFKRHTKEVSNSIHQVIEKILTEHEQDNNSQQRDFVDILLPLMNQPINPQDMPVYPIDRTNIKAILLDLIVAAFDTSATAIEWTMSELIRHPRVMKLLQDELESVVGMDKMVEEKDLGKLSYLDMVVKESFRLHPVAPLLVPHESIEDTTIEGYYIPKKSRIIVNTWAIGHDPNVWSKNVEEFYPERFMDSKIDLKGHDFELLPFGSGRRMCPGMQSGLITVRLVLAQLVHCFNWELPHGLNPKDIDMTEVFGLTVPRANHLVLKPTYRLLC